One Burkholderia sp. PAMC 26561 genomic window carries:
- the flgG gene encoding flagellar basal-body rod protein FlgG, whose product MNRSLYIAATGMNAQQSQMDVISNNLANVSTNGFKGSRAVFEDLLYQTVRQPGANSTQTTELASGSQLGTGVQQVATERLYTQGALSQTGNSKDVAINGNGFFQVTMPDGTTAYTRDGSFQASPTGQLVTSSGYPVTPAITLPTNYTSLTIGSDGTVTVTQQGSTANTTVGQLQIATFANPAGLDAKGENLLSETNGSGVPNVTTPGLNGSGTLQQGYVEASNVNVVQELVNMIQTQRAYEINSKAVTTSDQMLQTLSSMQV is encoded by the coding sequence ATGAACCGCTCTCTTTACATCGCTGCAACCGGCATGAACGCGCAGCAGTCGCAGATGGACGTGATCTCGAACAACCTCGCCAACGTCAGCACGAACGGCTTCAAGGGTTCGCGCGCGGTGTTCGAAGACTTGCTGTACCAGACCGTTCGCCAGCCAGGCGCGAATTCGACGCAAACCACGGAACTCGCATCGGGCAGCCAGTTGGGCACCGGCGTGCAACAGGTGGCAACGGAACGCCTCTACACGCAGGGCGCCCTGTCGCAGACGGGCAACTCGAAGGACGTGGCCATCAACGGCAACGGCTTCTTCCAGGTGACCATGCCCGACGGCACCACGGCATACACGCGCGATGGTTCGTTCCAGGCGAGCCCGACGGGCCAACTGGTGACATCGAGCGGATATCCGGTCACGCCGGCCATCACCTTGCCGACGAACTACACGAGCCTGACGATCGGTTCAGACGGCACGGTCACAGTCACGCAACAAGGCAGCACGGCGAACACCACGGTCGGGCAATTGCAGATCGCTACATTTGCGAACCCCGCCGGCCTCGACGCGAAGGGCGAGAACCTGCTCTCCGAAACCAACGGCTCGGGTGTTCCGAACGTCACGACGCCGGGACTGAACGGCAGCGGCACGTTGCAACAGGGCTACGTGGAAGCATCGAATGTGAACGTGGTGCAGGAGCTGGTGAACATGATCCAGACGCAGCGCGCCTATGAGATCAACAGCAAGGCCGTGACCACGTCGGACCAGATGCTGCAGACGCTTAGCTCGATGCAGGTTTAA
- the flgF gene encoding flagellar basal-body rod protein FlgF, protein MDRLIYTAMTGAAQSLEQQSTVANNLANASTTGFKAQLSAFRQVPMSFEGSANGDPSSRTFVLASTPTADYTPGPIQQTGNPLDVAIQGPGWLSVQAADGTEAYTRAGNLHVDANGQIVTANNLPVIGTGGPISVPPGAEVTIGKDGTVSAIGPGDRATAIAAVDQLKLVNPDSSTLARGDDGLFHTADGNPADADPAVTVAPASLEGSNVNAVSAMVDMITNARQFQMQTKMLDSANQMDQSANKLLDFS, encoded by the coding sequence ATGGACCGTCTGATCTACACCGCGATGACCGGCGCCGCCCAGTCGCTCGAACAACAGAGCACGGTGGCGAACAACCTCGCCAACGCATCGACGACGGGCTTCAAGGCGCAGCTCTCCGCGTTCCGTCAGGTGCCGATGAGCTTCGAAGGCAGCGCGAACGGCGATCCGAGTTCGCGTACTTTCGTGCTGGCGTCCACGCCGACCGCCGACTACACGCCGGGTCCGATCCAGCAAACCGGCAATCCGCTCGATGTCGCCATTCAGGGCCCGGGCTGGCTGTCGGTCCAGGCCGCGGACGGCACGGAAGCCTACACGCGCGCGGGCAACCTGCATGTGGACGCGAACGGCCAGATCGTGACGGCGAACAACCTGCCGGTGATCGGCACGGGCGGTCCGATCTCGGTGCCGCCGGGCGCTGAAGTCACCATCGGCAAGGACGGCACGGTAAGCGCCATCGGGCCGGGCGATCGCGCGACGGCTATTGCCGCCGTCGATCAGTTGAAGCTCGTCAATCCGGATTCGTCGACCTTGGCGCGTGGCGACGATGGCTTGTTCCACACCGCCGACGGCAATCCCGCCGACGCCGATCCGGCCGTGACGGTCGCACCGGCATCGCTTGAAGGCAGCAACGTGAATGCGGTTTCCGCGATGGTGGACATGATCACCAACGCGCGCCAGTTCCAGATGCAAACCAAGATGCTCGATTCCGCGAACCAGATGGACCAGTCGGCTAACAAGCTACTCGATTTCAGCTGA